The following are encoded together in the Theileria orientalis strain Shintoku DNA, chromosome 1, complete genome genome:
- a CDS encoding protein phosphatase 2c, which yields MSTLFLKAVGLTDKNLSSSVLSSLQNVTTTSVELDGGYLLVDHYGEKGVRKSMEDECLVCDSLKALCPQLPPEYDFAVFGLFDGHGGRQSALFAKQNLLGEVASQLVAHLNLKKESGEQEDFEVTFKKSVNAACRRLDTRIANEVQGCSDGSTALLLFFGRTTVYILNLGDSAAYLCKKVDSVLHSVPLNDIHKPWSQKEKARILHYGGTIEGGRVNGLLEVTRSFGDLQLKKYGVLCVGSFRKFELDFQRDELIVIACDGFWGLFDAGDACRKSLDFVVKEEMRASTSPHLPFPQLKKVCKELVDIALNVKRSQDNVSVMLVRLKSK from the exons ATGTCTACTTTGTTCCTAAAAGCAGTTGGTTTGACCGATAAAAACCTATCGAGTTCCGTTTTGAGTTCTTTGCAGAATGTTACGACAACTTCGGTGGAATTAG ACGGTGGCTACTTGCTGGTGGATCACTATGGAGAGAAGGGGGTCCGGAAATCCATGGAAGACGAGTGCCTCGTCTGCGACTCCTTAAAGGCGCTCTGCCCGCAGCTGCCTCCCGAGTACGACTTTGC AGTTTTTGGCCTCTTCGACGGCCACGGAGGCCGCCAATCCGCCCTTTTCGCCAAGCAGAACTTGCTCGGCGAGGTGGCCTCACAGCTGGTCGCCCACCTGAACTTGAAGAAGGAGTCCGGTGAGCAGGAGGACTTCGAGGTCACCTTCAAGAAGTCCGTCAACGCCGCTTGCAGGCGTTTGGACACGAGGATCGCAAACGAGGTCCAGGGCTGCTCTGACGGCTCCACCGCCCTGCTGCTCTTCTTCGGGAGGACGACCGTCTACATTTTGAACCTCGGCGACTCCGCCGCCTACCTTTGCAAGAAGGTTGACAGCGTCCTGCACT CGGTGCCCCTCAACGACATTCACAAGCCGTGGTCTCAGAAGGAGAAGGCTCGCATTCTTCACTACGGCGGCACCATTGAGGGCGGCCGCGTCAACGGCCTTCTCGAGGTGACTCGCTCCTTCGGCGACCTGCA GCTTAAGAAGTATGGAGTTCTCTGCGTCGGCTCCTTTCGCAAATTTGAACTCGACTTCCAGAGGGACGAGTTAATCGTCATTGCCTGCGACGGCTTTTGGGGCCTGTTTGACGCTGGTGATGCCTGCAGGAAGTCTTTGGACTTCGTCGTGAAG GAGGAAATGAGGGCCTCCACTTCTCCTCACCTTCCCTTTCCTCAGCTTAAGAAGGTCTGCAAGGAGCTCGTCGACATTGCTTTGAACGTTAAACGTTCCCAGGACAATGTTTCCGTCATGCTCGTTCGCCTAAAAAGCAAGTGA
- a CDS encoding uncharacterized protein (tetratricopeptide-like helical domain containing protein), whose product MLDSGFGIPFSPKSQNSAHTQNDSTRRCIWISQEDLTPNNLEQIKDLLKSEEVPLKYWLLLAFSYKSLGHLESLDSLLKEAEAIFNSEEDSKRVKGTLYSSLGFHNLCQAQQFKNDDERHKRYMDWTNHYLRKTEVGTSLYHFYMVKGHQSVFNYMRDKNTDHLATARSMFNMAIDQSRSAIIPLVLFGNVMVLSSNYQVASVYYLRALLKASYYLAIMNNMPDSRRAPSERSLELSLAHSQLVWLKAALFFALSACQFSLGNIESAKSLIEKSIALKPLAVAHRFASAIAAYQLTHFKEDFEEDVPLLLEQYSRAHLASHILDRSNAAGQLHLCEFLFHRGNLEECTRRLLDLQKTNLPYSLRAELEYQLGRVEHAKGSYSEALNRYMNALSHKNDFLSARLQLVKAAAGCGDLGLAREHCDFLLQCLQKVAVVLKVSAYVYLCSARETLETNKWDMLKMESANNRSQNQLDISCTFHSVQQGMGRLIDERLFKALSLLEDLIFSANGSESSRNALEMSKFTNKLDAKSKAQRDFSDPLAMEYYIRCLEILVSRGREYLCPSLNEYYVEYFNLYKSDNDRFKNNFGVILMYTRNYTRACAVLQALNEKLSRKTEGSTGSGTSGAGGAGGPTERSARENMENTTLALTVRFNYALALEFAGQITKAQKIYSSITREYPRYTSAWLRRSIIAFQKCDHESTVRYLEQVKKIHPNSCEPYLLRSYQLGKIKSYDEAIQEIRKMFRAIPASAYDPYANTLLSSLMIKKSYRIAQTTGTTLTLPKEAMQYAKTALKRPSVCNFYAANCIAVILALEKNFKASYESFLLLMESLSMTSHMKLLVNKNIGILSAAITLAMVSTDRKPDKNKLNKLKVAKTQQHFQSAISNGKMDKSLYTCYIRFLFDVQKYEECIGVLETARLIFQDDAFVYNQIIVTDAMVCSYLRDAEKTSSLVEMINMLSCCRFITTSAEYLLEESQRGNTQFSAEAYNKLKQIANRVETKMIPHITSTLPQLEKTCENKQQAREKRLQLQLSIQQAHEAKKREQEQERMRAAEAEEELSEKLLKEASEIASELLTAKPTQT is encoded by the exons atGTTAGATTCTGGATTCGGGATTCCATTTAGTCCCAAATCACAGAATTCAGCCCATACACAAAATGATTCCACCAGAAGATGCATCTGGATATCGCAAGAAGATCTGACTCCGAACAATCTGGAGCAAATAAAAGATCTTCTAAAATCAGAAGAGGTACCGCTGAAGTATTGGCTGCTGTTGGCGTTTTCATATAAGTCATTGGGACACCTGGAATCTCTGGACTCACTGCTTAAGGAAGCAGAAGCGATTTTTAACTCAGAAGAAG ATTCGAAGCGCGTGAAAGGAACGCTGTACTCGTCGCTGGGATTCCATAACCTGTGCCAAGCACAGCAGTTTAAAAACGACGACGAAAGACACAAGAGGTACATGGACTGGACGAACCACTACCTGAGAAAGACGGAAG TAGGAACGTCACTGTACCACTTTTACATGGTCAAGGGACACCAGAGCGTGTTCAACTACATGAGGGACAAAAACACAGATCACCTGGCGACAGCAAGGTCGATGTTTAACATGGCTATCGACCAGAGCAGATCAGCAATAATACCGCTCGTGCTGTTCGGGAACGTGATGGTGCTGAGCTCAAACTACCAAGTGGCATCAGTGTATTACCTGAGAGCACTGCTGAAGGCGAGCTACTACCTGGCGATAATGAACAACATGCCTGATTCGAGGAGGGCGCCTAGCGAAAGGAGCCTAGAGCTGTCGCTGGCACACAGCCAGCTGGTGTGGCTGAAGGCGGCGCTATTCTTCGCACTCTCAGCATGCCAGTTCTCACTGGGGAACATAGAGTCGGCAAAGTCGCTGATCGAGAAGTCGATAGCACTGAAGCCGCTGGCAGTGGCCCACAGGTTCGCATCAGCAATAGCAGCATACCAGCTGACGCACTTCAAAGAGGACTTCGAAGAGGACGTGCCGCTGCTCCTGGAGCAGTACAGCAGAGCGCACCTGGCCTCGCACATCCTGGACAGAAGTAACGCAGCGGGGCAGCTGCACCTGTGCGAGTTCCTCTTCCACAGAGGAAACCTGGAGGAGTGCACGAGAAGACTGCTGGACCTGCAGAAGACGAACCTGCCATATAGCCTGAGGGCGGAGCTGGAGTATCAGCTGGGAAGAGTGGAGCACGCGAAGGGAAGCTACTCGGAGGCACTTAACAGGTACATGAACGCACTCTCGCACAAAAACGACTTCCTGTCAGCAAGGCTGCAGCTGGTTAAGGCAGCAGCAGGCTGCGGAGACCTAGGTCTGGCGAGAGAGCACTGCGACTTCCTGCTCCAGTGCCTGCAAAAGGTGGCAGTGGTGCTGAAGGTCTCAGCATACGTGTACCTCTGCTCAGCAAGAGAAACGCTGGAGACGAACAAGTGGGACATGCTGAAGATGGAGTCAGCAAACAACAGGTCGCAGAATCAGCTGGACATCTCATGCACGTTCCACAGCGTGCAGCAGGGAATGGGAAGACTTATCGACGAGAGGCTATTCAAGGCGCTCTcgctgctggaggacctgatCTTCTCAGCTAACGGAAGCGAGTCCTCGAGAAACGCACTGGAAATGTCGAAGTTCACGAACAAGCTGGACGCGAAGTCGAAGGCGCAAAGAGACTTCTCAGACCCGCTGGCAATGGAGTACTACATCAGGTGCCTGGAAATACTGGTCTCGCGAGGAAGAGAGTACCTGTGTCCGAGCCTGAACGAGTACTACGTCGAGTACTTCAACCTCTACAAGTCGGACAACGACCGCTTCAAAAACAACTTCGGAGTGATACTGATGTACACGAGGAACTACACGAGAGCATGCGCAGTGCTGCAGGCGTTGAACGAGAAGTTGTCAAGGAAGACGGAAGGGAGTACGGGGAGCGGAACCAGTGGAGCAGGTGGAGCAGGTGGACCTACCGAGAGGAGCGCCAGGGAAAACATGGAGAACACGACGCTGGCTCTGACAGTGAGGTTTAACTACGCACTGGCCCTGGAGTTCGCAGGGCAGATCACAAAGGCGCAGAAGATATACTCGTCTATAACGCGAGAGTACCCTAGGTACACCTCGGCATGGCTGCGAAGAAGCATCATAGCGTTCCAAAAG TGTGACCACGAGAGCACGGTGAGGTACCTGGAGCAGGTGAAAAAGATACACCCGAACAGCTGTGAGCCATATCTGCTGCGCTCATACCAGCTGGGAAAGATTAAGTCGTACGACGAGGCGATACAGGAAATAAGGAAAATGTTCAGAGCAATACCGGCGTCAGCATACGACCCGTACGCAAACACGCTGCTGTCGTCGCTGATGATTAAAAAGAGCTACAGAATAGCACAGACGACAGGAACGACGCTGACGCTGCCGAAGGAAGCAATGCAGTACGCGAAAACGGCACTGAAGAGACCGTCAGTGTGCAACTTCTACGCAGCGAACTGCATAGCAGTGATACTGGCTCTGGAAAAAAACTTTAAGGCCTCGTACGAAAGTTTCCTGCTGCTGATGGAGTCGCTGTCAATGACGAGTCACatgaagctgctggtgaaTAAGAACATAGGAATACTGTCAGCAGCGATCACACTGGCGATGGTGAGCACGGACAGAAAGCCCGACAAGAATAAGCTGAACAAGCTAAAGGTGGCGAAGACACAGCAGCACTTCCAAAGCGCAATCTCGAACGGGAAGATGGACAAGAGCCTGTACACGTGCTACATCAGGTTCCTCTTCGACGTGCAGAAGTACGAGGAGTGCATAGGAGTGCTGGAAACAGCAAGACTGATCTTCCAAGACGACGCCTTCGTGTACAACCAGATCATCGTGACGGACGCAATGGTCTGCAGCTACCTGAGAGACGCAGAGAAAACAAGCTCGCTGGTGGAAATGATCAACATGCTCTCGTGCTGCCGCTTCATAACGACGTCAGCAGAGTACCTGCTGGAGGAAAGCCAGAGAGGAAACACGCAGTTCAGCGCAGAGGCGTACAATAAGCTGAAGCAGATCGCGAACAGAGTGGAGACGAAGATGATACCGCACATCACGTCGACGCTGCCGCAGCTGGAGAAGACGTGCGAGAATAAGCAGCAGGCAAGAGAAAAGAGActgcagctgcagctgtCAATACAGCAGGCGCACGAGGCGAAGAAGAGAGAACAGGAGCAGGAGAGAATGAGGGCGGCGGAGGCCGAGGAGGAGCTCTcggagaagctgctgaaggaggcCTCGGAGATAGCCTCGGAGCTGTTGACTGCTAAGCCGACGCAGACCTAG
- a CDS encoding NifU-like protein 2, chloroplast precursor yields the protein MITFLIFFCIILSCSLSFSFRLQSNFTIPSITAPIQKRGLTIGSQSSNIDQNSSLEDSEPIYSEEGWLMELNEKNVEGVLDLIRPQLSSDGGGINLSRIEDNQIFVKFTGSCIGCPYRSTTLKEVIENNLTKFLKSPNGSPICVKVIESDN from the exons ATGATTACCTTTTTAATATTCTTTTGTATCATATTATCATGTTCactttctttttcttttagGTTACAGTCAAACTTTACAATACCTTCTATTACAGCTCCAATTCAAAAACGAGGGTTAACTATTGGTTCTCAGTCTAGCAATATTGATCAGAATTCTAGTTTAGAGGATTCTGAGCCCATATACTCAGAAGAAGGATGGTTAATGGAGCTAAACGAGAAAAATGTAGAAGGTGTATTGGACCTCATTAGGCCGCAACTGTCCTCGGATGGTGGAGGAATTAACCTTAGTAGAATAGAAGACAATCAAATATTTGTGAAA TTCACAGGATCGTGCATCGGATGCCCGTACAGGTCGACCACGCTGAAGGAAGTCATAGAGAACAATTTGACTAAGTTTCTCAAGTCGCCCAACGGGAGTCCGATTTGCGTAAAAGTAATTGAAAGTGATAATTAA
- a CDS encoding DEAD-box family RNA helicase: protein MDSDSIFKQFLAREDNAELRQIYAQDMHLFDSSTSNSQFATGMNTQGLGHMHSERQMNLNLNFGSGPSSSFIAPKHLMLDEIADTLVVDGVQFNENPDMPWTHLALSQELLKGVQNMGFTRPSKIQQCALPLILNSGTNLIAQSKNGSGKTATFALAMLSKVNVNLPSVQAFCLCPTRELATQNVQVIQKLGQFTQVKTFLGVPQCQRFEESDKYHLYVGTPGKTMDFLKKKIINTMNVGMLVLDEADELINQQNNMGTQVMQIRHMLKGPVQIVLFSATFSDDVYKFATRIAPSAHMIQVKREQLTLDCIDQRYMLCKDEEDKFNKLSEIYSSMIVGQSVIFVNSRESAFKLSQKMRDQGHAVSLLCGTLGPNAGPNSMTPEIRDKIMKEFKDGETKVLICTDVLARGIDVPQVTLVINYELPLEYSGAKNVEMKAVAMETYLHRIGRTGRFGLKGMSINLITANEMALVDSIKQFYK, encoded by the exons ATGGATAGCGattcaatatttaaacaattcTTGGCAAGAGAAGATAATGCCGAGTTGAGGCAAATATATGCCCAAGATATGCATCTTTTTGATAGTTCAACCAGTAATAGTCAATTTGCTACCGGTATGAATACACAAGGATTGGGACATATGCATAGCGAGAGGCAAATGAATCTGAACCTGAACTTTG GTTCGGGGCCATCCAGTAGCTTTATAGCACCAAAACACTTGATGCTCGACGAAATAGC TGACACTCTGGTGGTGGACGGAGTTCAGTTTAACGAAAACCCAGATATGCCATGGACGCACCTGGCACTATCACAAGAGTTGCTTAAGGGAGTCCAGAACATGGGATTCACAAGACCATCAAAAATACAGCAGTGCGCACTGCCGCTGATACTAAACTCCGG AACAAATTTGATAGCTCAGTCGAAGAACGGATCAGGAAAAACAGCAACATTTGCACTGGCAATGCTGTCAAAAGTAAATGTGAACCTCCCGTCAGTACAG GCATTCTGCCTGTGTCCAACACGTGAACTGGCGACGCAAAACGTTCAAGTAATACAGAAGCTAGGACAGTTCACACAAGTTAAAACATTTCTGGGAGTGCCGCAGTGCCAAAGAT TCGAGGAGAGCGACAAGTATCACCTGTACGTGGGAACGCCAGGGAAAACAATGGATTTCCtaaaaaagaagattaTAAACACTATG AACGTGGGAATGCTAGTGTTGGACGAGGCAGATGAGCTGATAAATCAGCAAAACAACATGGGAACGCAAGTGATGCAGATCAGACACATGCTCAAAGGTCCAGTACAGATAGTACTCTTCTCAGCAACGTTCTCAGACGACGTTTACAAGTTCGCAACGAGAATAGCACCGTCAGCGCACATGATACAG GTGAAGAGAGAGCAGCTGACGCTGGACTGCATAGACCAGAGGTACATGCTCTGCaaagacgaagaagacaaGTTCAACAAACTCTCGGAAATATACTCGAGCATGATAGTGGGACAGTCAGTGATTTTCGTCAACTCGAGAGAGTCAGCATTTAAGCTGTCGCAAAAAATGAGAGACCAAGG GCACGCAGTATCGCTGCTATGCGGAACACTGGGACCGAACGCAGGGCCAAATTCAATGACGCCAGAAATCAGAGATAAAATCATGAAGGAGTTCAAGGACGGAGAAACGAAAGTGCTGATATGCACGGACGTGCTTGCGAGAGGAATCGACGTGCCTCAGGTAACTCTGGTGATCAACTACGAGCTGCCCTTGGAGTACTCAGGAGCGAAGAACGTAGAGATGAAGGCAGTGGCCATG GAAACATACCTACACCGCATCGGAAGGACGGGACGTTTCGGACTGAAGGGAATGTCAATAAACCTGATAACAGCGAACGAAATGGCACTGGTGGATTCAATAAAGCAGTTTTACAAGTAA
- a CDS encoding uncharacterized protein (protein of unknown function DUF846, eukaryotic family protein), translating into MDTIPVGKLNENITRADTSEFYSSVVSKLQLLTHPLSCVLHVIFKSIIVATYYGFPSIMGIFTGVSPDLIMTFCITLTLALVDLLVVKNYTSVNLVGVSWYFDICDNGSYHLLKRRIKEEVFLNNTQVKYFWFITYTWTAFWLINTLFRLTFFKLGPFIALQLVLSILLCAGGAVNLFNCTLCLEDKRALLEDKFDKFAKRINLRK; encoded by the exons ATGGACACAATTCCAGTGGGAAAActaaatgaaaatataaccAGGGCTGACACTTCAGAGTTTTACAGTAGCGTGGTCTCGAAGCTCCAGCTGCTTACACACCCGTTATCATGCGTACTacatgttatttttaagtCCATAATAGTGGCCAC GTACTACGGATTCCCCTCCATCATGGGAATTTTTACTGGTGTATCTCCAGACCTCATAATGACCTTTTGTATCACTTTAACCCTGGCGCTGGTGGACCTTTTGGTCGTGAAGAACTATACTTCAGT aaACCTGGTAGGGGTGTCCTGGTACTTTGACATATGCGATAACGGGTCGTACCACCTTTTGAAGAGGCGGATCAAG gAGGAAGTTTTTCTAAATAACACGCAAGTGAAGTACTTTTGGTTCATAACATATACATGGACTGCTTTTTGGCTCATAAACACATTATTCAGGCTAACTTTCTTTAAGCTCGGCCCG TTCATCGCTCTTCAGCTCGTCCTATCGATCCTGCTGTGTGCCGGAGGAGCCGTCAACCTTTTCAACTGCACACTGTGCCTTGAGG ATAAGCGTGCATTATTAGAGGACAAGTTCGACAAATTTGCCAAAAGGATAAATCTGAGAAAATGA